The following proteins are encoded in a genomic region of Thioclava nitratireducens:
- a CDS encoding sensor histidine kinase has product MARSPRARWLLRIAVVLILALAGTVMWITNQWLTQRFTETTRVRTELRLALYTGNIMSELQRTSVVPLLLARDPQLTQALDTTDYSTASAQLITAKKEVAVASIRLLDMQGRVVASTNRTQIGTPFPNAPFFVDATRSRGTIFSVNEPEAGGTEFDYSRAVIQNNKPVGVIVVEADLSKFERAWAGISDALAVVDSEGKIILTTEPRWRGVTMSEALAARSAPSAIERALQATADWANDAPDAYLKGRAVMRTEARIPFRGWKMIAFTSYDSVRERVNAVLALEIMGFAILLALVFYALSRRARRQSQELRAESAELRQLNARLSREIAEREKAQQDLAVAEQTIAQSSKLAALGEMSAAVSHELNQPLAAMKTYLAGAKLLLQRARVEEALSSFQRIDDLIGRMGAITRQLKSYARKGGEAFEPVDLRVALSEALSMMEPQLKIRKLHISRTMPRSPVMVMADRIRLEQVIINLLRNALDATKSVEEPQVELLLTSGETAVLSVRDNGPGISDLDKLFEPFWTTKKPGEGTGLGLAISSSIISDFGGRLTAHNSESGGAVFEVQLPLLADKNRAIKAAE; this is encoded by the coding sequence ATGGCGCGCTCGCCGCGGGCCCGCTGGCTGCTGCGCATCGCGGTGGTGCTGATCCTCGCGCTGGCCGGGACGGTGATGTGGATCACCAACCAGTGGCTCACCCAGCGTTTCACCGAGACGACGCGCGTGCGCACCGAGCTGCGCCTCGCGCTCTACACCGGCAACATCATGTCGGAATTGCAGCGGACTTCCGTGGTGCCGCTGTTGCTGGCGCGCGACCCGCAACTGACGCAAGCTCTTGATACGACTGATTATTCCACTGCCTCCGCGCAGCTGATCACGGCCAAGAAAGAGGTCGCTGTCGCCTCGATCCGACTTTTGGACATGCAGGGCCGCGTTGTGGCCTCGACCAATCGCACGCAGATCGGCACGCCATTTCCGAACGCGCCCTTCTTCGTCGATGCGACCCGTTCGCGCGGGACGATCTTCTCGGTCAACGAGCCCGAGGCAGGCGGCACCGAGTTCGACTACTCGCGGGCGGTGATCCAGAACAACAAGCCCGTCGGCGTGATCGTCGTCGAAGCGGACCTGTCGAAATTCGAGCGCGCTTGGGCGGGGATTTCCGATGCGCTGGCCGTGGTCGACAGCGAGGGCAAGATTATCCTGACGACCGAGCCGCGCTGGCGCGGCGTGACGATGTCGGAGGCGCTGGCCGCACGCTCGGCCCCCTCCGCGATCGAGCGTGCGCTGCAGGCGACCGCGGACTGGGCGAATGATGCGCCCGACGCCTATCTGAAGGGCCGTGCGGTGATGCGGACCGAGGCGCGCATTCCGTTCCGCGGCTGGAAAATGATCGCCTTTACCAGCTACGATTCCGTGCGCGAACGGGTGAACGCCGTGCTCGCGCTCGAAATCATGGGCTTCGCGATCCTGCTGGCGCTGGTCTTTTACGCGCTATCACGCCGGGCGCGGCGGCAAAGCCAGGAATTGCGGGCGGAATCGGCGGAGCTGCGCCAGTTGAACGCGCGTCTGAGCCGCGAGATCGCCGAGCGTGAGAAGGCGCAGCAGGATCTGGCAGTGGCCGAGCAGACGATCGCGCAAAGCTCGAAGCTCGCCGCTCTGGGCGAGATGTCGGCTGCCGTCAGCCACGAGTTGAACCAGCCGCTGGCCGCGATGAAGACCTATCTGGCTGGCGCGAAACTGCTGTTGCAGCGCGCCCGGGTGGAGGAGGCTTTGTCCTCCTTCCAGCGCATCGACGACCTGATCGGTCGCATGGGCGCGATCACGCGGCAGCTTAAATCCTATGCCCGCAAGGGCGGCGAGGCGTTCGAGCCGGTGGACCTGCGGGTGGCGCTGTCGGAGGCGCTCTCGATGATGGAGCCGCAGCTGAAAATTCGCAAATTGCACATTTCCCGCACCATGCCGCGGAGTCCTGTTATGGTTATGGCAGACCGCATCCGGCTGGAGCAGGTGATCATCAACCTGTTGCGCAATGCACTCGACGCTACCAAGTCCGTTGAGGAACCGCAGGTGGAGTTGTTGCTTACCTCGGGGGAAACGGCCGTTCTGAGCGTGCGTGACAATGGTCCCGGAATCTCGGATCTCGACAAGCTGTTCGAGCCGTTCTGGACCACGAAGAAACCGGGGGAGGGGACGGGGCTGGGCCTCGCGATCTCGTCCTCCATCATCAGTGATTTCGGGGGGCGTCTGACCGCCCATAATTCCGAAAGCGGGGGCGCGGTGTTCGAAGTGCAGCTGCCCCTTCTGGCGGACAAGAACAGGGCCATAAAGGCCGCGGAGTAA
- a CDS encoding sulfurtransferase TusA family protein, giving the protein MKPDVEIDAKGLLCPLPVLRLRKALEAAAPGTLVQLVATDGASWIDVPHFCAQCGHELVEAEDWEGVKVYLVRKG; this is encoded by the coding sequence ATGAAACCCGATGTCGAAATCGATGCAAAGGGGTTGTTGTGCCCCCTGCCCGTCTTGCGCCTGCGCAAAGCGTTGGAGGCGGCCGCGCCCGGCACGCTGGTCCAGCTGGTCGCGACCGACGGGGCGAGCTGGATCGACGTGCCCCATTTCTGCGCGCAATGCGGACACGAACTGGTCGAGGCAGAGGATTGGGAAGGCGTGAAGGTCTATCTCGTACGCAAGGGCTGA
- a CDS encoding sigma-54-dependent transcriptional regulator: MARLMKVAIVDDEEDMRQSVSQWLALSGFDAETYASAEDALKVIGPDWPGVVITDIRMPGMDGMAFLKRLMGIDSGLPVIMITGHGDVPMAVEAMRLGAMDFMEKPFSPDRMTELAKRATQARRTTLDNRALRRDLAEGEKVMGKLIGTSEPMERLREDILDLSQADGHVLIDGETGTGKTLVAHALHATGPRAGKKFVMVSCAALTEEALSAKLFGPVEEGGLPLMEEARGGTLCLEDVEALSQSLQARLLQFINDQGAPAETRIVAICNTHGEGKTVEDALRPDLYYRLAALKITLPPLRARGEDILTLFNRMSEQFADEYGCDVPEVTAQEAAQLLQAPWPGNVRQLINVAERAVLQSRRGSGSIASLLMTDDEEAGPAAITTEGKPLKEYVESFEKMLIDNTMRRHKGSISAVMEELCLPRRTLNEKMAKYGLARADYL; the protein is encoded by the coding sequence ATGGCAAGACTAATGAAGGTAGCGATCGTCGATGACGAGGAAGACATGCGGCAGTCGGTCAGCCAATGGCTGGCGCTGTCGGGCTTCGACGCCGAGACCTATGCCAGCGCCGAAGATGCGCTGAAAGTGATCGGCCCCGACTGGCCGGGCGTGGTGATCACCGACATCCGGATGCCCGGCATGGACGGGATGGCTTTCCTCAAGCGGCTGATGGGCATCGATAGCGGTCTGCCGGTCATCATGATCACCGGCCACGGCGATGTGCCGATGGCGGTCGAGGCGATGCGTCTTGGCGCGATGGACTTCATGGAGAAGCCGTTCTCGCCCGACCGGATGACCGAACTGGCCAAACGCGCCACGCAGGCGCGGCGCACCACGCTGGATAATCGCGCGCTGCGCCGCGATCTGGCCGAGGGCGAGAAGGTGATGGGCAAGCTGATCGGCACCTCCGAACCGATGGAACGCCTGCGCGAGGATATTCTCGATCTGTCTCAGGCTGATGGCCACGTTCTGATCGATGGCGAGACCGGCACCGGCAAGACGCTCGTGGCCCATGCATTGCACGCGACGGGTCCCCGCGCGGGAAAGAAATTCGTCATGGTCAGCTGCGCCGCGCTGACCGAGGAAGCCCTCTCTGCCAAGCTGTTCGGCCCGGTCGAGGAGGGCGGTCTGCCGCTGATGGAAGAGGCCCGCGGCGGCACGCTCTGTCTCGAGGATGTCGAGGCGCTCAGCCAGTCGCTGCAGGCGCGGCTCTTGCAATTCATCAACGATCAGGGCGCGCCGGCGGAGACCCGGATCGTCGCGATCTGCAACACCCATGGCGAGGGAAAGACGGTCGAGGACGCGCTGCGCCCCGATCTGTATTATCGTCTGGCCGCTCTGAAGATTACCCTGCCGCCGCTGCGTGCGCGCGGCGAGGATATCCTGACGCTGTTCAACCGCATGTCCGAGCAATTCGCGGACGAATACGGCTGCGACGTGCCGGAAGTGACGGCGCAGGAAGCGGCACAACTGCTGCAGGCTCCGTGGCCGGGCAATGTGCGCCAGCTGATCAACGTGGCCGAACGCGCGGTGCTGCAATCGCGCCGGGGTTCTGGCTCCATCGCGTCGCTCTTGATGACCGACGACGAAGAGGCGGGCCCGGCTGCGATCACCACCGAGGGCAAGCCGCTCAAGGAATATGTCGAGAGCTTCGAGAAGATGCTGATCGACAACACGATGCGGCGCCACAAGGGGTCGATCTCGGCGGTGATGGAAGAACTGTGCCTGCCGCGCCGGACGCTGAACGAGAAGATGGCGAAATACGGCCTCGCGCGCGCCGATTACCTGTGA
- a CDS encoding Rne/Rng family ribonuclease, which produces MAKKMLIDATHAEETRVVVVDGNKVEEFDFETINKRQLAGNIYLAKVTRVEPSLQAAFVDYGGNRHGFLAFAEIHPDYYQIPVADREALLEEERQLAEAAAEEEEKPKSRRRRSRRSSNKAEKAKQDDAVVSSDEIPGMGVVDPEAEDENADAASEEAEADAQTETSEAPAEEAPASEAAEKTAAVEAAQSDEDDSDDTEEDDDDAAEADSGIESVADEDVEEEIRPARKPRPRRYKIQEVIKVRQIMLVQVVKEERGNKGAALTTYLSLAGRYCVLMPNTARGGGISRKITNAADRKKLKEIAGELDVPKGAGLIVRTAGAQRTKTEIKRDYEYLMRLWEQIRDLTMKSVAPAPIYEEGDLIKRSIRDLYNKDIDEVLVEGERGYRAAKAFMKMIMPSHAKNVKHYAESLPLFARHQVESYLASMFNPTVQLKSGGYIVIGVTEALVAIDVNSGRATKEGSIEETALKTNLEAADEVARQLRLRDLAGLIVIDFIDMDERKNNSAVEKRMKERLKTDRARIQVGRISGFGLLEMSRQRLRPGMIESTTQPCAHCHGTGLIRSDDSLALSVLRAIEEEGTRKRTREVLVRAPVAVANYLMNAKREHVAVIEARYGMSVRIEAAPELVSPDFTIEKFKTATRNVAEVDSPVVSASASLMAEIDEAEDETEAEAEAQTPEVETEAEEQPKKKRRRRRRRKKSNGENGENNDSSENGDQSSGDHKSDDQKSEPTGGQDAPAKAEPAQAAEAPADEAKTEAQTDVKTEAQPEEEAPKPKRRSRARKKVEEPKADAETAEAAVEGTETKAEEEAPKPKRRTRSRKKVDPEADAQAAVEGSAAGAKVEAAAAEEEAPKPKRRSRARKKVEEPVAETPESPEPPETPQPDAPTEPQETPQPDAPVETPEPTPQETPADVPQETPPAPEPETPFEQPPETPQPDAPVELPGGPAFAETEAEGETMTEEAPKPKKRGWWSR; this is translated from the coding sequence ATGGCAAAGAAGATGCTTATCGATGCCACCCACGCGGAAGAGACCCGCGTCGTGGTGGTGGACGGCAACAAGGTCGAGGAATTCGACTTTGAGACCATCAACAAACGGCAGCTCGCCGGCAATATCTATCTCGCGAAAGTAACGCGCGTCGAACCGTCGCTGCAGGCGGCATTCGTCGACTACGGCGGAAACCGGCACGGGTTCCTCGCCTTCGCGGAAATCCACCCCGATTACTACCAGATCCCTGTCGCCGACCGCGAAGCGCTCCTCGAAGAAGAGCGACAGCTTGCCGAGGCCGCTGCCGAGGAAGAGGAAAAGCCGAAATCACGCCGCCGCCGCTCGCGCCGGTCCTCGAACAAGGCGGAAAAGGCCAAGCAGGACGACGCGGTCGTCAGCTCGGACGAGATCCCGGGCATGGGCGTCGTCGATCCCGAGGCGGAAGACGAGAACGCCGATGCCGCCAGCGAAGAGGCGGAAGCGGACGCGCAGACGGAAACCTCCGAAGCTCCGGCCGAGGAAGCGCCCGCTTCGGAAGCTGCTGAGAAAACCGCGGCTGTGGAAGCTGCGCAATCCGACGAGGATGACAGCGACGACACGGAGGAGGATGACGACGACGCGGCCGAGGCCGATAGCGGCATCGAATCCGTCGCCGACGAGGATGTCGAGGAAGAGATCCGTCCGGCCCGCAAGCCGCGTCCGCGCCGCTACAAGATCCAGGAAGTGATCAAGGTGCGCCAGATCATGCTGGTGCAGGTCGTCAAGGAAGAGCGCGGCAACAAGGGCGCCGCTCTGACCACCTATCTCTCGCTGGCAGGCCGCTACTGCGTGCTCATGCCCAACACCGCGCGCGGTGGTGGCATCTCGCGCAAGATCACCAACGCCGCCGACCGCAAGAAGCTCAAGGAAATCGCGGGCGAGCTGGACGTGCCGAAAGGTGCCGGCCTGATCGTGCGTACGGCGGGCGCGCAGCGCACCAAGACCGAGATCAAGCGCGATTACGAATACCTGATGCGCCTGTGGGAGCAGATCCGCGATCTGACGATGAAATCCGTCGCCCCGGCGCCGATCTACGAAGAAGGCGATCTGATCAAGCGCTCGATCCGTGATCTCTACAACAAGGATATCGACGAGGTTCTTGTCGAGGGCGAGCGCGGCTACCGCGCGGCGAAGGCGTTCATGAAGATGATCATGCCGAGCCACGCCAAGAACGTGAAGCACTACGCCGAGTCGCTGCCGCTCTTCGCGCGCCATCAGGTGGAAAGCTACCTCGCCTCGATGTTCAACCCGACGGTTCAGCTGAAGTCGGGCGGCTATATCGTGATCGGCGTGACCGAAGCGCTCGTCGCGATCGACGTGAACTCGGGCCGGGCCACCAAGGAAGGCTCGATCGAGGAAACCGCGCTCAAGACCAACCTTGAAGCCGCCGACGAAGTGGCCCGCCAGCTGCGCCTGCGCGACCTCGCCGGGCTGATCGTGATCGACTTCATCGACATGGACGAGCGCAAGAACAACTCGGCCGTCGAAAAGCGCATGAAAGAGCGCCTCAAGACCGACCGCGCGCGCATTCAGGTCGGACGCATCTCCGGCTTCGGCCTGCTCGAGATGAGCCGCCAGCGCCTGCGTCCGGGCATGATCGAATCCACGACGCAGCCCTGCGCCCATTGCCACGGCACCGGCCTGATCCGCTCCGATGACAGCCTCGCGCTGAGCGTTCTGCGCGCGATCGAGGAAGAGGGGACCCGCAAACGGACCCGCGAGGTTCTGGTGCGTGCGCCCGTCGCGGTCGCCAACTACCTGATGAACGCCAAGCGCGAACATGTGGCAGTGATCGAGGCCCGCTACGGTATGTCCGTGCGCATCGAGGCCGCGCCCGAGCTAGTCTCGCCCGATTTCACCATCGAGAAGTTCAAGACCGCGACCCGCAATGTTGCGGAAGTGGACAGCCCCGTGGTGTCGGCGTCGGCAAGCCTGATGGCCGAAATCGACGAGGCGGAGGACGAGACCGAGGCCGAAGCCGAGGCGCAGACCCCGGAGGTCGAGACCGAGGCCGAGGAGCAGCCTAAGAAGAAGCGCCGCCGCCGTCGCCGTCGCAAGAAGTCGAATGGCGAGAACGGGGAGAATAACGACTCTTCGGAGAACGGCGATCAGTCGTCGGGCGACCACAAGTCGGACGATCAGAAGTCTGAACCGACCGGAGGTCAGGACGCGCCCGCCAAGGCCGAACCCGCGCAAGCGGCAGAGGCTCCGGCGGACGAGGCCAAGACCGAGGCGCAGACCGACGTCAAGACCGAGGCTCAGCCGGAGGAAGAAGCGCCGAAGCCGAAGCGCCGCTCGCGCGCCCGCAAGAAGGTCGAAGAACCGAAAGCGGACGCCGAGACTGCGGAAGCTGCGGTTGAGGGCACCGAGACCAAGGCCGAGGAAGAAGCACCCAAGCCGAAGCGCCGCACGCGGTCGCGCAAGAAGGTGGATCCCGAGGCGGATGCGCAAGCCGCCGTCGAAGGCAGCGCCGCCGGCGCCAAGGTCGAGGCCGCAGCGGCGGAGGAAGAGGCGCCCAAACCCAAGCGCCGCTCCCGTGCGCGCAAGAAGGTCGAGGAGCCCGTAGCGGAGACGCCCGAGAGCCCTGAGCCGCCCGAAACCCCGCAGCCCGACGCGCCGACCGAGCCGCAGGAGACGCCGCAGCCCGACGCGCCCGTCGAGACGCCCGAGCCTACGCCGCAGGAAACCCCTGCCGACGTGCCGCAGGAAACGCCGCCCGCGCCCGAGCCGGAAACCCCGTTCGAGCAGCCTCCGGAAACGCCGCAGCCTGATGCTCCGGTCGAACTGCCCGGTGGTCCGGCCTTCGCGGAAACCGAAGCCGAGGGCGAAACCATGACCGAGGAGGCGCCCAAGCCCAAGAAACGGGGCTGGTGGAGCCGCTGA
- a CDS encoding putative DNA modification/repair radical SAM protein, whose translation MARMTLDQKLAILSDAAKYDASCASSGGQRRDSKDGKGIGSVTGSGICHAYTPDGRCISLLKILMTNFCIYDCAYCVNRVSSNVTRARFSPEEVVTLTLEFYRRNYIEGLFLSSGIIRSPDDTMADMVRIAKLLRVEHNFRGYIHLKTIPDAAPELIEEAGLYADRLSINVELPTDRAVQDYAPEKDPAQIRRAMGDVRVLREARKERSFTGKRPPKFAPAGQSTQMIVGADGANDTTILKTSTRLYSSYALKRVYYSAFSPIPDSSAALPLIKPPLMREHRLYQADWLLRFYGFDVDEISQGTTDGNLDLTIDPKFAWALANRHLFPLDVNRAEREMLLRVPGLGVKTVNRVLATRRHRTLRYEDLRRMGANLKQAKPFITLLDWHPRALTDAADLRARFAPPPQQLRLL comes from the coding sequence ATGGCAAGGATGACCCTCGATCAGAAACTGGCGATCCTCTCGGATGCGGCGAAATACGATGCCTCCTGCGCGTCGAGCGGCGGGCAGCGGCGCGACTCGAAGGATGGCAAAGGGATCGGCTCGGTCACCGGCTCCGGCATCTGTCACGCCTACACGCCGGACGGGCGCTGCATCAGCCTGCTAAAGATCCTGATGACGAATTTCTGCATCTATGACTGCGCCTATTGCGTGAACCGGGTGAGTTCCAACGTCACCCGCGCGCGGTTCTCTCCCGAGGAGGTCGTGACCCTCACGCTGGAATTCTACCGCCGCAACTATATCGAGGGGCTGTTCCTCTCCTCGGGCATTATCCGCTCGCCCGATGACACGATGGCCGACATGGTGCGGATCGCGAAGCTCTTGCGGGTCGAGCATAATTTCCGCGGCTATATCCATCTGAAGACCATCCCCGACGCAGCCCCCGAGCTGATCGAGGAGGCCGGCCTTTACGCCGATCGCCTCTCGATCAATGTCGAGCTGCCGACCGACCGCGCGGTGCAGGACTATGCGCCGGAAAAGGATCCCGCCCAGATCCGCCGCGCGATGGGCGACGTGCGGGTGCTGCGCGAGGCGCGGAAAGAACGCAGCTTCACCGGCAAGCGCCCTCCGAAATTCGCGCCCGCCGGGCAATCGACGCAGATGATCGTCGGCGCGGACGGGGCGAATGACACGACGATCCTGAAGACCTCGACGCGGCTCTATTCAAGCTACGCGCTCAAGCGTGTCTATTACTCCGCTTTCTCGCCGATCCCGGACAGCTCCGCCGCCCTGCCCCTGATCAAGCCACCACTGATGCGCGAGCATCGGCTCTATCAGGCGGATTGGCTGCTGCGCTTCTACGGCTTCGACGTGGACGAGATTTCGCAAGGCACCACCGACGGCAATCTCGATCTGACGATCGACCCGAAGTTCGCCTGGGCGCTGGCGAACCGGCATCTCTTTCCGCTCGACGTGAACCGGGCCGAGCGCGAGATGCTGCTGCGCGTGCCGGGGCTGGGGGTGAAGACGGTGAACCGGGTGCTGGCGACCCGCCGCCACCGGACGCTGCGCTACGAGGACCTGCGGCGCATGGGGGCGAATCTGAAGCAAGCGAAACCCTTCATCACGCTCTTGGATTGGCACCCGCGCGCACTGACCGATGCAGCCGATTTGCGCGCCCGCTTCGCCCCGCCACCGCAGCAGTTGCGGCTGTTGTGA
- a CDS encoding cytochrome c biogenesis CcdA family protein, whose translation MFGIDLVSAAFLPAAFVALFAGLLSFLSPCVLPIVPPYLAYMGGVSMGDLREGKRSAAVPALFFVLGLSTVFLFLGFAASTFGRFFLTNQVLFGRIAGGVIVILGLHFLGVFRIPILDREARLDAGDRGGSSLGAYVLGLAFAFGWTPCIGPQLGAILSLAAQGGDQARGTALLAVYALGLGIPFLLAALFIQRAIGVMNRLKAYMGIIEKTMGALLVVVGILLLTNAFSAISFWLLETFPSLAVLG comes from the coding sequence ATGTTTGGAATCGATCTCGTCTCTGCCGCTTTCCTGCCCGCCGCTTTCGTGGCGCTCTTTGCGGGTCTGCTGTCATTCCTCAGCCCGTGCGTGCTGCCGATCGTGCCGCCCTATCTCGCCTATATGGGCGGGGTCAGCATGGGCGACCTGCGCGAGGGCAAACGCTCGGCGGCGGTGCCTGCGCTGTTCTTCGTTCTTGGTCTGTCGACGGTGTTCCTGTTCTTGGGGTTCGCCGCCTCGACCTTCGGGCGGTTCTTCCTGACCAATCAGGTGCTGTTCGGACGGATCGCGGGCGGGGTGATCGTGATCCTCGGCCTGCATTTCCTCGGCGTCTTCCGCATCCCGATCCTCGACCGCGAGGCGCGGCTGGATGCGGGCGACCGGGGCGGCTCGAGTTTGGGTGCCTATGTGCTGGGGCTCGCCTTCGCCTTCGGCTGGACGCCCTGCATCGGCCCGCAGCTGGGTGCGATCCTGTCGCTGGCCGCCCAAGGCGGCGATCAGGCGCGCGGCACCGCGCTGCTGGCGGTCTATGCGCTGGGTCTGGGCATTCCGTTCCTGCTGGCCGCGCTGTTCATCCAGCGTGCGATCGGGGTAATGAACCGGCTCAAGGCCTATATGGGCATCATCGAGAAGACGATGGGCGCGCTGCTGGTCGTCGTCGGGATTCTGCTGCTGACCAATGCGTTCTCGGCGATCAGTTTCTGGCTGCTGGAGACCTTCCCGAGCCTTGCAGTGCTGGGCTGA
- a CDS encoding UdgX family uracil-DNA binding protein (This protein belongs to the uracil DNA glycosylase superfamily, members of which act in excision repair of DNA. However, it belongs more specifically to UdgX branch, whose founding member was found to bind uracil in DNA (where it does not belong), without cleaving it, appears to promote DNA repair by a pathway involving RecA, rather than base excision.), which produces MRTITLPEIGTFEAWRDEARAGLGAGIPPEELLWHRGAGEADLFAQDAPTPTGSAVSVPKGFVDLARLVVCHRDPERFARAYAVLWALRSDKRLLEDRADPRIDRLNRMAKEVSRDRHKMTAFVRFREIGAPDAPRRRFAAWFEPTHYICELTAPFFVKRFGDMDWSIFTPDLTAHFEAGKLRFSEGQPRPDLPEDAAEDLWRTYFRNIFNPARLKVDAMQSEMPRKYWHNLPEASLIPEMIATAQARAEEMALSAPTLAPARAGKITERLASDRATPPPVGDRAELLAGLNACRRCPLWENATQPVPGEGPLDAPLMIVGEQPGDFEDLEGRPFVGPAGQLFDEVAARAGLCRDRAFITNAVKHFKFTPRGKRRIHQSPDRQEIHHCRWWLDRERALVKPKAILAMGATALESLTGDRRGLLKRRGTVEVLDDGTPMLITMHPSYLLRLPDMEKPAMLRAFEADLVRAVQMVA; this is translated from the coding sequence ATGCGGACGATCACCCTGCCCGAGATCGGCACGTTCGAGGCCTGGCGAGACGAGGCCCGCGCAGGCTTGGGCGCTGGCATCCCGCCCGAGGAGCTTCTCTGGCATCGCGGGGCGGGTGAGGCCGATCTCTTCGCGCAGGACGCCCCTACCCCCACGGGCAGCGCTGTGAGCGTGCCAAAGGGCTTTGTCGACCTCGCCCGGCTCGTGGTCTGTCATCGCGACCCGGAACGCTTCGCGCGGGCTTACGCAGTGCTCTGGGCGCTGCGATCCGACAAGCGCCTGCTGGAAGACCGCGCCGATCCGCGCATCGACCGACTGAACCGCATGGCCAAGGAGGTCTCGCGCGACCGCCACAAGATGACGGCCTTCGTGCGCTTCCGCGAAATCGGGGCGCCCGACGCCCCACGTCGCCGCTTTGCCGCGTGGTTCGAACCCACGCATTACATCTGCGAGCTGACCGCGCCGTTCTTCGTGAAACGTTTCGGCGACATGGACTGGTCGATCTTCACGCCCGATCTGACGGCGCATTTCGAAGCGGGCAAACTGCGCTTCAGCGAGGGGCAGCCGCGCCCCGACCTGCCCGAGGATGCCGCCGAAGACCTCTGGCGCACCTATTTCCGCAACATCTTCAACCCGGCGCGGCTGAAGGTCGACGCGATGCAATCCGAAATGCCGCGCAAATATTGGCATAACCTCCCCGAAGCCAGCCTCATCCCCGAGATGATCGCCACCGCGCAGGCCCGCGCAGAGGAGATGGCTTTGAGTGCCCCCACGCTGGCCCCGGCCCGTGCAGGCAAGATCACCGAGCGGCTGGCAAGCGACCGCGCCACCCCGCCGCCTGTCGGCGACCGCGCGGAGCTGCTCGCCGGGCTGAACGCTTGCCGCCGCTGCCCACTTTGGGAGAACGCCACGCAGCCAGTGCCGGGCGAAGGGCCGCTGGATGCGCCGCTGATGATCGTGGGCGAGCAGCCGGGCGATTTCGAGGATCTCGAGGGCCGCCCCTTCGTCGGCCCTGCAGGCCAGCTTTTCGACGAGGTGGCTGCGCGGGCTGGTCTGTGCCGCGATCGCGCCTTCATCACCAATGCGGTGAAGCATTTCAAATTCACCCCGCGCGGCAAACGGCGCATCCACCAGTCGCCCGACCGGCAGGAAATTCATCACTGCCGCTGGTGGCTCGACCGGGAACGCGCTCTGGTAAAGCCGAAGGCGATCCTTGCGATGGGCGCGACGGCGCTGGAGAGCCTCACCGGGGATCGGCGCGGCCTTCTCAAGCGGCGCGGCACGGTGGAGGTACTCGACGATGGCACGCCGATGCTGATCACCATGCACCCGTCCTACCTGCTGCGCCTGCCCGACATGGAAAAGCCCGCTATGCTGCGGGCTTTCGAGGCGGATCTGGTCCGCGCGGTGCAGATGGTGGCGTGA
- a CDS encoding 6,7-dimethyl-8-ribityllumazine synthase: MTHTRYAFIKANWHADIIDRALEGFLEEIPAAQVDVFDVPGAFELPLRAQELARTGRYASIAGAALVVDGGIYRHDFVAQAVVKGLMQVGLETGVPVLSVSLTPHQFQETDHHRAIFGSHFVEKGREAARAALQLTRHAQELAA; the protein is encoded by the coding sequence ATGACACACACCCGTTACGCTTTTATCAAGGCCAATTGGCACGCTGATATCATCGACCGCGCGCTCGAGGGGTTTCTCGAAGAGATTCCGGCGGCGCAGGTCGATGTCTTCGACGTGCCCGGCGCGTTCGAGCTGCCGCTGAGGGCGCAGGAACTGGCCCGAACGGGCCGCTACGCGTCGATCGCGGGCGCGGCTCTGGTCGTCGATGGCGGAATCTACCGGCATGATTTCGTGGCGCAGGCCGTGGTGAAGGGCCTGATGCAGGTGGGGCTGGAGACGGGCGTGCCCGTGCTGTCGGTCTCGCTGACACCGCATCAGTTCCAGGAGACCGATCACCACCGGGCGATCTTTGGCAGCCATTTCGTCGAGAAGGGCCGCGAGGCGGCGCGGGCGGCGCTGCAACTGACCCGCCATGCACAGGAACTGGCCGCCTGA